AGCCTCACGTACCGATCGTTTAATGGTTGGGAGGCAGCGCCAATCACATTAGCGACAGTCATCAGGGCTGCAATGAGCCGCTAATAATGTCTGAATCTGCCATACACCTCGGCAGCGTGAACCAGGTATCATTTTTCCCTTTAAACAAAGGACTTTATGGTGCTGCATTTTGCTTATCATTAGAGTTATTGACTTATGTCCGCAAGGTTACTAATTGCCGATCGGGGGATAGTGCAGGAAGGTCAACTCAAGACGGACCCGGCGCGGACACCGGGGGAAGGGGCTAACTATGCATCGTGATACCGAATTGCGGGCCTGGTTTGTGGAGTTTTTCGTTGTACTCGGAGCGTTGCTGTTCATGCTCGCCGGCCCGGTTGCGGCCGAGGTCAAACCCGGGGATTTCATCAACAGCGACAACGCCAACAAGGTAAAAGACCTCGTTTGCCCTGGCGTGCTCTGGCGTCTTCAAAACGGCATGACCATCAGGATAGTTCCGACCGAACGCATCGATTGGCCCCCGCCCTACAAGGAGGCAACTGAGAAGTACTCGCCGCAGGTTCGTTTAACTGCGGACCATCGTTCGCTCGTCGGTTATGTGGCGGGGCAGCCGTTTCCACTGATGGATCCCAACGATCCGGAAGTCGCCACCAAGATCATGTGGAACTACTTCTTCCGGCCAATTTCCACCGATGACTATGACCTTCGCTTCTTCGATGCGGAGAGCGTGTACGCCGGGAAGGGTAAGCCATACAAATCTCTTTGGTACTATCAGACCGGGCACTACGCCGGTTACAACGAAGTGGGCCGCACTGAAGTGCAGCCCATGCCAGTTGATCCCGACTTTCTGCATTCGGGACGCTACGCGATGACTGGACTTTATCCCCAGCTCGCTCCCCAAGACGGCGCCGGAGCCGGGTTCCTCCGCTATCGCTACGCGGATCCTAACCGGGCGGACGATGCCTGGAGCTACCTGCCCGCCGCCCATCGGCTGCGCCGGCTTAATGACACGTTGATGAGCACCGATCAGGACGCGGGACCCGAGTCTTACAACCCCGACGATTTCGAGTGCTTCGCGGGCAAGAATGAAAACTATAACTGGCGCTACCTGGGAGAGCGGTCGATGCTCGGATGCATCAACTCTCCG
The Candidatus Binataceae bacterium DNA segment above includes these coding regions:
- a CDS encoding DUF1329 domain-containing protein, with the translated sequence MHRDTELRAWFVEFFVVLGALLFMLAGPVAAEVKPGDFINSDNANKVKDLVCPGVLWRLQNGMTIRIVPTERIDWPPPYKEATEKYSPQVRLTADHRSLVGYVAGQPFPLMDPNDPEVATKIMWNYFFRPISTDDYDLRFFDAESVYAGKGKPYKSLWYYQTGHYAGYNEVGRTEVQPMPVDPDFLHSGRYAMTGLYPQLAPQDGAGAGFLRYRYADPNRADDAWSYLPAAHRLRRLNDTLMSTDQDAGPESYNPDDFECFAGKNENYNWRYLGERSMLGCINSP